Proteins encoded in a region of the Bacillus horti genome:
- a CDS encoding YheC/YheD family protein: MKAVFLCLLLIKFVMTRQAPHFHDLDKKLTQKSCNTIKYTNQAKLEAIIMSQRKVPIIAITGSTGKSTTKEMTDSILRQRLSILKTPGNKNLPLHIKKTMSGLTPKHKAVLLEVGMGRKGAGHRACRYMKPDYVVYTNIGSAHIGNLGNSVQDIATNKSVLMKYMNKGGIVLLNQDDPHSNMLDLNLHKGKFLKVGIHNEADFRATDVKSYEDGIEFTLKTKVHSIHFKIPIYGFHNVYNALFAIALARQFRFSYEDIKAGLEKFKPPIKRMRAYKLANNSLLLDDSVNANPESVVAAINVLNEKRGRKKAIVVLGSMLELGEMTEKAHREMGTYLASNKIDVIYTYGRETLKLKESALAAGFIKEKIHCFNDRHELHKALMKADMTNSVILIKGSAGTKMGLTAELIRQHHSCRIQIHDDQSSEEVQMHPVTFTSLCLSSKLMIHFGSFSKKINVNQNEGIPLDTIRIPKKLTKEITIPDLEYETRLQGNHLHIGPVIGLAVLPLYINDPEKQNIRFAGKKFKGLIYMFRPRSDHRHSKVIQGYYYDPKKKTFIEGTFPFPSAIFNRVMLKPTLHRIYSKKIGHKIFNYPYSNTDKWTFWSILSKNKSIKKYLPKTVKYTGVSSALKMVKKHRDVYVKPRNMAGGSGILVLRKSNKRVTLYNQKGKKWDVHSSSHLKSLLKKIMIKGKSYIVQESIFSDYEKGKIDFRAYVQKDSTGNWTFTGLETKVGKSGSIISNSKNRQEIMPGEKALQTIFRLNEQESKRKINGISTLGIKIMKLMEPHHKLLGDAAIDFVIDPQLRIRILEVQLNYAAEIKQNRTEDERQILPSILFTPFEYATYLAGFSSMPLEE; encoded by the coding sequence TTGAAAGCGGTTTTTTTATGCTTACTACTTATAAAATTTGTGATGACAAGACAAGCGCCTCATTTCCATGATTTAGACAAGAAACTAACTCAAAAAAGTTGTAACACCATAAAATATACAAATCAAGCTAAATTGGAGGCCATAATTATGTCACAAAGAAAGGTGCCTATTATTGCCATTACGGGTAGCACGGGCAAAAGCACTACCAAGGAGATGACCGACTCGATCCTTCGCCAGCGGTTGTCCATTCTTAAAACACCTGGGAATAAAAATCTGCCCCTTCATATCAAGAAAACAATGAGTGGCTTAACTCCAAAACACAAAGCCGTCCTTCTAGAGGTTGGTATGGGAAGAAAAGGCGCTGGACATAGGGCATGCAGGTATATGAAGCCGGATTATGTGGTCTATACCAACATAGGATCAGCACATATTGGGAATCTAGGGAACAGCGTTCAAGATATCGCCACTAATAAATCAGTGTTAATGAAGTATATGAATAAGGGTGGGATTGTACTGCTAAATCAAGACGATCCCCATTCAAATATGCTTGATCTCAACTTACACAAAGGGAAATTTTTAAAGGTAGGTATTCATAATGAGGCAGATTTTCGAGCAACTGATGTAAAAAGCTACGAAGATGGAATCGAATTCACCCTAAAAACGAAAGTTCATTCAATTCATTTTAAAATACCTATTTACGGGTTTCATAATGTTTATAATGCTTTGTTTGCTATCGCTTTGGCTAGGCAATTTCGTTTTTCATATGAAGATATTAAGGCTGGTTTGGAAAAATTTAAACCCCCAATTAAAAGAATGAGAGCTTATAAGTTGGCAAACAACTCCCTACTTCTGGACGATTCCGTTAACGCAAATCCAGAATCTGTGGTAGCAGCTATAAACGTTCTTAACGAGAAGAGGGGGAGGAAAAAAGCAATTGTTGTATTGGGAAGTATGCTGGAATTAGGTGAAATGACGGAAAAAGCTCACAGGGAGATGGGTACTTATTTAGCAAGCAATAAAATTGATGTTATTTACACGTATGGTCGAGAAACCTTAAAGCTAAAAGAAAGTGCCCTTGCTGCAGGGTTTATAAAGGAAAAGATACATTGTTTCAATGACAGACACGAGCTTCATAAAGCTTTAATGAAAGCGGATATGACAAATAGCGTGATATTAATAAAAGGATCTGCTGGTACCAAAATGGGACTAACTGCGGAATTAATTAGGCAACACCACAGCTGTCGTATTCAAATTCATGATGATCAAAGTTCAGAGGAAGTTCAGATGCATCCGGTTACTTTTACTAGTCTATGTCTATCCTCTAAGCTTATGATACATTTTGGATCATTCTCAAAGAAAATAAATGTAAACCAAAATGAAGGAATTCCTCTAGATACCATTCGTATTCCAAAGAAATTAACCAAAGAAATAACAATCCCTGATTTAGAATATGAAACTCGCTTGCAGGGCAATCATTTGCATATAGGTCCGGTTATTGGTCTTGCTGTTCTACCACTATACATTAACGATCCTGAAAAACAAAATATTCGTTTTGCCGGTAAGAAGTTTAAAGGACTCATCTATATGTTTAGACCAAGATCTGATCATAGACATAGCAAAGTCATTCAGGGTTACTACTATGACCCAAAAAAGAAAACATTTATTGAAGGAACTTTTCCGTTTCCATCTGCTATATTTAATCGAGTCATGCTTAAGCCTACGTTACATCGCATTTATTCAAAGAAAATCGGTCACAAAATTTTTAATTATCCCTACAGCAATACAGACAAATGGACTTTTTGGTCCATCCTTTCAAAAAATAAATCGATCAAAAAATATTTGCCTAAAACGGTTAAGTATACGGGTGTCTCCTCTGCTTTAAAGATGGTCAAAAAACACAGAGATGTTTATGTTAAACCCAGAAATATGGCTGGTGGTAGCGGTATCCTCGTTCTACGAAAGTCGAATAAAAGAGTTACACTCTATAATCAAAAAGGTAAAAAATGGGATGTGCATTCAAGTTCACACTTGAAATCTTTGCTCAAGAAAATAATGATTAAGGGTAAATCATATATCGTTCAGGAATCCATTTTTTCTGACTATGAAAAAGGAAAAATTGATTTTAGAGCATACGTTCAAAAAGATTCTACAGGGAATTGGACATTCACTGGATTGGAAACAAAGGTGGGTAAATCAGGAAGTATTATCTCTAATTCAAAAAATAGGCAAGAGATTATGCCTGGAGAAAAAGCTCTTCAAACTATTTTTCGATTGAACGAGCAAGAATCAAAAAGAAAAATCAATGGAATCAGTACATTAGGAATTAAAATCATGAAGTTGATGGAACCTCATCATAAGCTGTTGGGGGATGCAGCTATCGATTTTGTCATTGATCCACAATTAAGAATTAGAATACTAGAGGTGCAATTAAATTATGCGGCAGAAATAAAACAAAACAGAACAGAAGACGAACGTCAAATCCTACCTTCTATTTTATTTACTCCATTTGAGTATGCCACATACTTGGCTGGTTTTTCCTCGATGCCTCTTGAAGAATAA